The Thalassomonas actiniarum genome contains the following window.
TCGATATAACTGCTTGATACTAACCGGCCTTTTTTATTAGGATAAATAAACCGCTACAATTAGCGCTATTGCCATAACCAAATACCTTTAGGATCCCAGATGAAAATTATTGCCTTTGCCGCGAGCAACCATAAGAAATCCATCAATAAACAATTAGTGGCATACGCCGCACAGCTACTGACCAAAAGTGAAGTTGAGCTCCTGGATTTAAATGATTATGAATTACCCCTGTACAGCCAGGACAAGGAAGAAGAACTGGGGCACCCTCAACTGGCAAAGGCTTTTTTGGCCAAAATAACCGAAAGTGACGGCATACTCATTTCTTTTGCCGAGCATAACGGCTCTTATACCGTCGCCTATAAAAACCTGTTTGACTGGTGCTCCCGTATCGAACCTAAGGTATTTCAAAACAAACCTATGGTGCTGCTGTCAACCTCTCCGGGATCTATGGGGGCTTCCAGCGTACTGGCCACAGCAATACAGTCGGCCCCGTATTTTAACGGCATTGTTAAGGCCAGCTTATCGATTCCGAGCTTTTTTGACAATTTTGACAGTGAGAAACAACAGCTCAAACACCAAGAGCTGGATGAGCAGTTAAAAGATGCCGTCAGCCACCTCAATCACCTCAAGTAAGCATTCTGCTCAAGAAGTGGACATCAATGGTTTTCACTATTGATGTCCAGGAAGTGTCATTAACAAATAGTTGAAACATTTTATAAAATGGTTATTTGTTATTTTGACTATTGCCGGAGTTAAACGCAGGATATTGATTTGGCTGTGGGTAATGTATCCTTGGCTGTGACTGCTGCATTTTGCCAAAGACATAATTGCCAACAAGACCGCCCGCCGTACTACCTGCCGAAGGCCGGGTATTGACCTTCTGGCCGGTGGCATGTTCAAAGCCAGATTGTGCAAACCCGCCGGCAAAATCTGAGGTAAATTGCCTTAATTTATTCATTTGCTCTCCTTTGTTGATCCGGGGCATGCCCGATTGCTGCCCCGCCTGACGAACACCGCTTTTATTCGGCATTTAAAATGCCTGCCAAATAGGATGAATGAACCGGGTTCTGATGAGATGAATTGCATATTTTCAGGGAGTTTTCTCCCCGGTAATGCGGGTAACAACTCATAAAATCCCGGTTTCAACAACCCTCTTTGCCGGATAATATTAATTAGTGGTTCGGCTATGATAGCTGCCCTGTTGATGGGTATGAACATCATAGGTTGAGCCACTATTACTGCGTACCCGGATGATCTGCGAGTTTTGATTGCTGCTGCTGGTCATCCCGGAAGCCTGATCCTGGGCACTGTTATAGTGATGGACATTAAGCACCGTATCAGAAGCAAAGACAGAGCCGTTACTCTGGGCATTACTCAGTACCCTCTGACTGAGGGCACTATTGCCTATACTGTTTCGTCTGTGTGCATTTGACATAAATTTTCACCTTATTTGCTGATAAAAATAGAGGTTAATACCTTACATGAAGGTACTAACCTCAAAGGCAGAAACTGTGCCAGTTACGCACTTAAACTCCAGGGTTTAACATACTGTTATTTATGCATATTTTTATTTTATTATTGATATAAATGTCCCTTTAAACGGCCAAGTTGTGCTCAGGGTGAAAATTGACCCGTCTTCATTTGCACGGAGCAAAGTATTTTTCTTCCAGCTCAAGCTCTGAGTCCTGAGCCTGCAACAACCAATTCAGCTCCCGGTATAAGTCCCATTGGCTTTTCTCCGGCCCCAGGTAATAAAAGGTCTCATTGGCAAAAGGCGGTTTTATTTCGAAATTCAGCGGGGTAAAGCCCAGCTTGGCCATGGCCTTTTGCGACGGGACATTATGGTGATAAACCTTGGCATAACAGCAGTCCTGGGCAAAATAACGTTGTGCAAGGGCCAGCAATCTCGCCACTGCTTTAGGGCCATAACCCTGTCCCTGAAAATCGGCCCCGAGCCAGTAATAAAAAAAGCCAACCCCCTGATAGACTTCCAGGGAAACTGAGCCGATAAAACCCCATTCGATATGCATCACCGCAA
Protein-coding sequences here:
- a CDS encoding NADPH-dependent FMN reductase, whose translation is MKIIAFAASNHKKSINKQLVAYAAQLLTKSEVELLDLNDYELPLYSQDKEEELGHPQLAKAFLAKITESDGILISFAEHNGSYTVAYKNLFDWCSRIEPKVFQNKPMVLLSTSPGSMGASSVLATAIQSAPYFNGIVKASLSIPSFFDNFDSEKQQLKHQELDEQLKDAVSHLNHLK